Proteins encoded together in one Felis catus isolate Fca126 chromosome B3, F.catus_Fca126_mat1.0, whole genome shotgun sequence window:
- the SERINC4 gene encoding serine incorporator 4 isoform X2, whose protein sequence is MSISSQPGITLASVEASHSSCCSWCLSQPLPIPGTKTEQPRSGLLQASIISCYIMYLTFSALSSRPPESVIFEGQNHTLCLPGLSKMESQTPYTSLAVLSAGIMYTCVLFACNEASYLAEVFGPLWIIKVYSYEFQKPSLCFCCPETVKPEEGQRGGATRPTDQETSPAPPVQAQHFSYSYSAFHFVFFLASLYVMVTLTNWFSYEGAELEKTFTKGSWATFWVKVASCWACVLLYLGLLLAPLCWSPTQDLQSTTFRQQCHRISTAR, encoded by the exons ATGAGCATCTCTTCCCAG CCTGGCATTACATTGGCATCTGTGGAGGCTTCACATTCATCCTGCTGCAGTTGGTGCTTATCACAGCCTTTGCCCATTCCTGGAACAAAAACTG AGCAACCCCGTTCTGGCCTTCTACAGGCCTCTATCATCAGCTGCTATATCATGTACCTTACCTTCTCTGCACTGTCCAGCCGTCCTCCAGAGAGTG TTATCTTTGAAGGACAGAACCACACTCTGTGCCTGCCTGGCCTGAGTAAAATGGAATCGCAAACACCATATACATCGCTGGCAGTGCTGAGTGCTGGCATCATGTATACTTGTGTGCTTTTTGCTTG cAATGAGGCTTCCTACCTGGCTGAGGTATTTGGGCCCTTGTGGATCATCAAGGTTTACAGCTATGAGTTCCAG AAGCCCTCACTCTGTTTCTGCTGCCCTGAAACAGTGAAACCAGAGGAAG ggcagaggggtggggctACCAGGCCAACTGACCAAGAGACCTCTCCAGCTCCTCCAGTGCAAGCCCAGCATTTCTCCTACAGCTATTCTGCCTTccattttgtcttcttccttgcATCACTCTATGTCATGGTTACCCTTACCAACTGGTTCAG CTATGAAGGAGCAGAACTGGAAAAGACCTTCACCAAGGGTAGCTGGGCTACCTTCTGGGTCAAGGTTGCCTCATGCTGGGCCTGTGTACTCCTCTATCTTGGGCTGCTCCTGGCACCACTCTGTTGGTCCCCCACCCAGGACCTCCAGTCAACTACTTTCAGGCAACAATGCCATCGCATCAGTACTGCAAGATAA
- the SERF2 gene encoding small EDRK-rich factor 2 isoform X1, which yields MTRGNQRELARQKNMKKQSDSVKGKRRDDGLSAAARKQSAPSSLPLGTRRSCSRSRKRQTRRRRNPSSFVASCPTLLPFACVPGASPTTLAFSPVVLTGPSTDGIPFALSLQRVPFVLPSPQVASLPLGHSWG from the exons ATGACCC GCGGTAACCAGCGCGAGCTCGCCCGCCAGAAGAATATGAAAAAGCAGAGCGACTCGGTTAAGGGAAAGCGCCGAGATGACGGGCTTTCTGCTGCCGCCCGCAAGCAGAG TGCCCCATCATCTCTACCCCTAGGGACTCGGAGATCATGCAGCAGAAGCAGAAAAAGGCAAACGAGAAGAAGGAGGAACCCAAGTAGCTTTGTGGCTTCGTGTCCAACCCTCTTGCCCTTCGCCTGTGTGCCTGGAGCCAGTCCCACCACGCTCGCGTTTTCTCCTGTAGTGCTCACAGGTCCCAGCACCGATGGCATTCCCTTTGCCCTGAGTCTGCAGCGGGTCCCTTTTGTGCTTCCTTCCCCTCAGGTAGCCTCTCTCCCCCTGGGCCActcctgggggtga
- the SERF2 gene encoding small EDRK-rich factor 2 isoform X2, with protein MTRGNQRELARQKNMKKQSDSVKGKRRDDGLSAAARKQRDSEIMQQKQKKANEKKEEPK; from the exons ATGACCC GCGGTAACCAGCGCGAGCTCGCCCGCCAGAAGAATATGAAAAAGCAGAGCGACTCGGTTAAGGGAAAGCGCCGAGATGACGGGCTTTCTGCTGCCGCCCGCAAGCAGAG GGACTCGGAGATCATGCAGCAGAAGCAGAAAAAGGCAAACGAGAAGAAGGAGGAACCCAAGTAG